One part of the Palaemon carinicauda isolate YSFRI2023 chromosome 23, ASM3689809v2, whole genome shotgun sequence genome encodes these proteins:
- the LOC137617601 gene encoding uncharacterized protein: MEGAMIVHIEASMGLIADLLVETQRALVETFSESVYQNLVTQLRVEEGHLRELYKRQSVKLEPGLDARIRHTLGEAMRTSTLLYNRIDRVKVTTTGNVSIPKLKPLPLLMFEGEVQEYALFRELFTIHVDRRADLDDVSKFRYLLWTLCRDPLRIVKSLSVTAANYRIALDLLDKQYCNVHQTLVNLHKKLANIFVPSLDPVELRRFRFELTIIINQIKRLSSNDIGHGMVMSLINQRLSEGKLYRKVVEHLRKCDYALDEFFGAIDFIIRMLEDEFLQQGDKLEPDKKIDVSHPPRGCRRVTDVAARHRILLERGLCLNCTNSGHRSDKRPIPNSCKNCSGNHNTHICDNYNPGKRLQSVPSTSAPSNGSSQSTTSSPVVNATPRQHEPAPCPSKEKVVIKQCKSGKIARMSNVDLPCTILPTAMAEINHKQGSKRVRLFLDTGSQKSFISAKTARQLGLPVVGKVALNIAPFGSAEISGQYDVVSCRIEIGRRVVQMKLVAHENVDVPIHNAGYVQFDVDEWWRLDRIGITPSEQYTVREVEAMRKVSQTVVKKPEGYQVSLPFGSDARPDTNYRNAVAQLESLQTKFRKDRECFDQYQRVINNYLEAGFISEVKEPKIEGYYMPHLGIRKIAAQHPSESCLMPQQNLKVIYH; encoded by the exons ATGGAGGGGGCCATGATCGTACACATCGAGGCATCGATGGGCCTCATAGCGGACTTACTGGTTGAAACGCAGCGTGCATTAGTTGAAACCTTTTCTgaatccgtgtaccagaatctggtcacgcaATTGCGAGTGGAGGAAGGACACCTAAGAGAGCTTTATAAGAGACAATCTGTCAAACTAGAACCTGGTTTAGATGCCCGAATCAGACACACGTTAGGAGAAGCTATGCGAACTTCTACGCTTCTGTATAATCGAATTGACAGAGTGAAAGTCACTACTACCGGGAATGTTTCCATACCCAAATTGAAACCGCTGCCTCTCTTaatgtttgaaggggaagtgcaagaataCGCTTTGTTTCGAGAGCTCTTCACGATACATGTAGATCGAAGAGCTGATTTGGATGATGTATCCAAATTCAGGTATCTGTTGTGGACTTTATGCAGGGATccgcttaggatcgtaaaatccctaagtgtaaccgccgcgaactataggatAGCGTTGGATCTCTTAGACAAACAATATTGTAATGTCCATCAGACACTCGTAAATCTGCATAAAAagttggctaatatctttgtaccctcattaGATCCTGTAGAGCTGAGAAGGTTTCGTTTTGAATTAACAATCATAATCAACCAgatcaagaggctaagtagtaatgatatagggcatggtatggtcatgagcctcattaatcaaaggttgtcagaagggaagctctacaggaaagtagTTGAACATCTGAGAAAGTGTGACTATGCACTAGATGAATTCTTTGGCGCGATCGATTTCATTATTCGAATGCTCGAGGACGAATTCTTGCAACaaggagataaacttgaacctgacaagAAAATAGACGTTAGT CACCCGCCTCGGGGATGCCGCCGAGTAACTGATGTGGCTGCCAGACATCGCATTTTGCTAGAAAGGGGCCTATGTTTAAATTGCACTAATtctggtcatcgaagtgataagCGTCCTATCCCTAACTCTTGTAAGAATTGTAGTGGTAACCACAACACACacatttgtgataattataatccGGGAAAACGATTGCAATCAGTTCCCTCCACTTCAGCCCCAAGTAATGGTAGTAGTCAGTCTACAACATCcagccccgtagtaaatgcgacgcctcgacAGCACGAACCGGCCCCCTGTCCATCTAAAGAAAAAGTAGTAATCAAACAGTGCAAAAGTGGGAAGATCGCACGGATGTCCAacgtggacctcccatgtacaatcttgcccacggctatggccgaaatcaatcataagcaaggaagtaagcgagtccgcttatttctTGATACGGGAAGCCAAAAAAGCTTCATCTCTGCGAAAACTGCGAGGCAATTAGGCCTACCAGTGGTAGGAAAGGTAGCGTTGAACATAGCTccgtttggctccgcagaaataagcggacaatatgatgtaGTAAGCTGTAGGATAGAGATAGGAAGAAGAGTAGTACAAATGAAGCTGGTGGCACACGAGAAtgttgacgtcccaatacataacgctggttatgtacaa tttgacgtagatgagtggtggcgtttaGACCGCATTGGCATCaccccatcagagcaatatactgttcgcgaagtggaagccatgcgaaaggtgtcgcaaaCTGTCGTGaagaagcctgagggatatcaggttagcctaccattcgggtcggatgctaggccagatacgaactatcgaaacgctgtagcgcagttagaatcgttgcaaactaaatttaggAAGGACAGGGAATGTTTTGATCAGTATCAGAGAGTGATAAATAATTAtctagaagcaggctttatatcagaagtaaaggaacccaagattgaagggtattatatgccacatCTTGGAATAAGAAAGATAGCCGCACAACACCCctcagaatcgtgtttaatgcctcagcaaaatctaaaggtcataTATCATTGA